One window of the Plectropomus leopardus isolate mb unplaced genomic scaffold, YSFRI_Pleo_2.0 unplaced_scaffold3770, whole genome shotgun sequence genome contains the following:
- the LOC121938916 gene encoding tyrosine-protein phosphatase non-receptor type 23-like: GMKVSCTHFQCSAGAFSYLRDHFSHNFSVDMSHQILNLNINLMLGQAQECLLEKSMLDNRKSFLVARISAQVVDYYKDACRALENSETASMLGKIQKDWKKLVQMKIYYFASIAHLHMGKQAEEQQKYGERVGPHTRTHTDK; this comes from the exons gGGATGAAGGTGTCCTGCACACACTTCCAGTGCTCTGCTGGAGCATTCTCTTACCTGAGAGACCATTTCAGCCACAACTTCAGCGTGGACATGAGCCACCAGATCCTCAACCTCAACATCAACCTCAtgctg GGACAGGCTCAGGAGTGTCTTCTGGAGAAGTCCATGTTGGACAACAGGAAGAGTTTCCTGGTTGCTCGGATCAGCGCTCAG GTGGTGGATTACTATAAGGACGCGTGCAGAGCTCTGGAGAACTCTGAGACGGCCTCCATGTTGGGAAAGATCCAGAAGGACTGGAAGAAACTGGTTCAGATGAAGATCTACTACTTTGCCTCCATCGCACAC cTCCATATGGGAAAACAggcggaggagcagcagaagtATGGAGAGCGGGTAggaccacacacacgcactcacacagacaaa